The following coding sequences lie in one Microvirga sp. 17 mud 1-3 genomic window:
- a CDS encoding creatininase family protein — MTIEVEWARMTAPDLRALAARSNALAILPVGSLEQHGPHLPVITDTASASAAAIQAARLVADETPVAVLPGLWLGMSEHHLPFGGTISLDYGAYYGILRSIVRSLKALGFKRLLIVNGHGGNIDPLAVAIRELAVTFAMPIVATTPWMMAHDEIAAIAETEMPRHACEGETSVMMAIAGDIVRVDKFDEAVQQAPMRTEAPQGFSRFYSFSERAPITGTWGDPRPASREKGERFLGIHAAVLAKGIRDERLWSAPDLIWQQDRGQGTTSGVQADV; from the coding sequence ATGACGATTGAAGTGGAATGGGCCCGAATGACGGCCCCGGATCTCAGGGCTCTGGCAGCACGTTCGAACGCTCTGGCGATTCTCCCGGTAGGCTCCCTCGAGCAGCATGGTCCCCACCTTCCGGTGATCACCGATACGGCCAGCGCCAGTGCGGCTGCAATCCAGGCAGCGCGCCTGGTGGCGGACGAAACTCCCGTGGCCGTGCTACCGGGCCTCTGGCTCGGCATGAGCGAACATCACCTCCCATTCGGCGGCACGATCAGTCTCGACTATGGGGCGTATTACGGCATTCTCCGCTCGATCGTACGCTCATTGAAGGCTCTTGGGTTCAAGCGCCTCCTCATCGTCAATGGCCATGGCGGCAACATCGACCCGCTGGCGGTTGCCATACGAGAACTCGCGGTGACATTTGCCATGCCTATCGTCGCGACCACGCCATGGATGATGGCGCATGATGAGATCGCTGCGATAGCCGAAACGGAAATGCCGAGACATGCCTGTGAGGGCGAAACCTCGGTGATGATGGCGATTGCCGGTGACATCGTGCGTGTCGACAAATTCGACGAGGCCGTGCAGCAAGCACCCATGCGCACCGAGGCACCACAAGGCTTCTCACGGTTCTATTCGTTCTCTGAACGAGCTCCGATCACGGGTACCTGGGGCGACCCGCGCCCGGCCAGCCGGGAGAAAGGAGAGCGCTTCCTTGGAATTCATGCTGCCGTATTAGCCAAGGGCATTCGGGACGAGCGCCTCTGGTCAGCTCCGGATCTCATCTGGCAGCAGGACCGTGGCCAGGGCACGACCTCCGGCGTCCAAGCTGACGTTTAA
- a CDS encoding Hint domain-containing protein, with amino-acid sequence MSVTVLEGKSLELQFQQFKEYAKDITEWSRSQYNEIVDKAAAPLEAAMDEHGIPREQGLARNAIAHALAAALVSYDQGFVAAHALAIGKEIAQTIVNDNDLQDFKKDMYNNWIGSTIAGYAIANNLTREEIKEKVFQAYYSGELIVGLRDPRIDHFFSIKSNLSKFADDLYNKIDGSLSHCFPSGTLISLGHNRHSLIEDLAVGHTVLAYDDLSVRAKKITRIFRGITTEWLILSCGLTVTPGHRFINEYGTFERIEDIVGRAGQIVREDGSLEYVTARRIEYSHETRHLYEEAEEYISVSSSGNALQSQFRRGWRTYNFEVEDLHTYIAGGVRVHNDSLQDYLDLSVMMKNESYVAAAYGAMMDRGWGVHAFASAAWADASFMSQDFAGHLNDMVGAYKDAVNAKDFKTAEAIREGLENLRATGIEPSLAEHQRGLAENLNSASRDAYPGRIAGSENALKGTDKALGEMRGYTGDGTNPSVAGPAAPTGDPMADSAPHSGGEGGLSLNARTTDSESTAPVITVNGSTTLAELPDGTKFVETTGPGKESAAVMKGDDVLALSSTIKLADGTKREEVYTAIPGGGFQSGVTVYSSEGDVLSYTMSVNRLVVSEYRRSNDKSQTWHLYADGGFCGKMFLSMRREVVGFGSMTLTERCRG; translated from the coding sequence ATGTCAGTAACAGTCCTTGAGGGCAAATCTCTCGAATTGCAGTTTCAGCAATTCAAAGAGTACGCAAAAGACATTACGGAGTGGTCCAGGTCGCAATACAATGAAATTGTAGATAAGGCGGCAGCTCCCCTTGAGGCAGCAATGGATGAGCATGGCATTCCTCGAGAACAGGGGCTTGCACGGAACGCTATTGCGCACGCTCTAGCTGCTGCTCTTGTATCTTATGACCAAGGGTTTGTCGCCGCGCATGCACTCGCGATAGGAAAGGAGATTGCTCAAACAATAGTTAATGATAATGATCTGCAAGATTTTAAGAAAGATATGTATAATAATTGGATTGGAAGCACTATAGCGGGTTATGCTATAGCCAATAATCTCACTAGAGAAGAAATTAAAGAAAAAGTCTTTCAAGCATACTATTCTGGGGAATTAATTGTAGGTTTGCGAGATCCTCGAATTGATCATTTCTTTTCAATTAAATCGAATTTATCGAAATTTGCCGATGATCTCTATAACAAGATCGATGGTTCGCTAAGTCATTGCTTCCCATCTGGAACGCTAATCTCACTCGGGCATAATCGGCACAGCCTAATAGAGGATCTTGCCGTTGGTCATACGGTTCTAGCCTATGACGATTTGAGCGTTCGGGCAAAGAAAATTACTCGAATCTTTCGTGGAATAACAACGGAATGGCTCATTCTATCATGTGGTCTTACAGTAACGCCCGGCCATCGTTTCATTAATGAGTACGGCACATTCGAGCGCATTGAAGACATCGTCGGAAGGGCGGGCCAAATTGTCCGAGAGGATGGGTCATTAGAGTATGTAACTGCTAGGCGGATTGAATATTCACATGAAACTCGGCATCTCTACGAGGAGGCTGAGGAGTATATTTCAGTTAGTTCAAGCGGGAATGCATTGCAATCTCAATTCCGCCGGGGCTGGCGAACCTACAATTTTGAAGTGGAAGATCTTCATACGTATATTGCAGGGGGAGTGAGAGTTCACAACGACTCTCTCCAAGATTATCTTGATCTCTCCGTCATGATGAAGAATGAGTCGTACGTGGCGGCGGCGTATGGTGCGATGATGGATCGTGGATGGGGCGTCCATGCTTTCGCATCCGCAGCTTGGGCCGATGCATCGTTCATGTCACAAGACTTCGCCGGCCATTTGAACGATATGGTCGGAGCGTACAAGGATGCGGTGAATGCCAAGGACTTCAAAACCGCTGAAGCCATCCGCGAGGGTCTTGAGAACCTCCGGGCGACTGGAATTGAGCCTAGTCTTGCCGAGCACCAGCGAGGACTGGCTGAAAACCTAAATTCCGCATCGCGCGACGCATATCCAGGTCGGATTGCAGGAAGCGAGAATGCTCTAAAGGGAACTGACAAGGCCCTCGGTGAAATGCGTGGCTATACCGGTGACGGCACGAATCCAAGCGTTGCCGGCCCAGCCGCGCCGACTGGGGATCCGATGGCGGACTCGGCTCCACATAGTGGTGGCGAAGGTGGCTTGTCCTTGAATGCAAGGACCACTGATAGCGAGTCAACAGCTCCAGTCATCACGGTCAATGGATCGACTACTCTAGCAGAGCTTCCCGATGGCACGAAGTTCGTGGAGACGACTGGCCCAGGGAAGGAAAGCGCGGCTGTAATGAAGGGCGATGATGTCCTCGCGCTCAGCAGCACAATAAAGTTGGCTGATGGTACGAAACGTGAAGAGGTCTATACCGCTATACCTGGTGGAGGGTTCCAGTCAGGTGTAACCGTCTATTCGTCCGAAGGCGATGTACTCTCGTACACGATGAGTGTGAATCGTCTCGTCGTATCTGAATACCGGCGCTCTAACGACAAGTCCCAGACTTGGCATCTCTATGCTGACGGGGGATTTTGCGGCAAAATGTTTTTGTCGATGCGGAGGGAGGTGGTTGGGTTTGGGAGTATGACCTTAACCGAACGATGCCGTGGCTGA
- a CDS encoding ABC transporter ATP-binding protein, with product MSDPIIELKHVSRVFRMSSGTKWQRIMTSLGLINNSENIQEFWALRDINLQIAPGHRLGIIGRNGAGKSTLLRIIAGLLQPSEGSVLVRGNVETMMHLGTGFHPDLTGRQNVKAALAHKGIFGKEAADTLEEIIDFTELDEFFDMPLRTYSSGMNARLGFATATAVKPEVLIIDEVLGAGDAYFASKSYERMRRLTSSGATVLFVSHDMSAVEQLCDDAIWLERGQLKSSGSTIDISRAYAASVRREEQLRMKLRNSMLGAKNFSALKNRLDHPFQLIVRIFVEEGNLDVSEATLLSGEDEIGSVVVGAPQDSNYREIAFALVDNELGRWSKPKQDQDGRFFRSISSKSAAPGSGAIVYNLDFIDIDQEWSFTALVREGKGQIQVWDGKTYTSIADFKAGSEFCPVEISIPKAILASFLASEGIDVPSQTLPPSSVPDMETNPPVETLSTTGEIEVATQTEIAALEGSADQAARSRMLELDVKSSMITITDVLLEDASGDEQTHFLSLQPMRIRIRYNAMAEVERPEFAVTFYREGVCALQVLSGDVPSNPGVISAGSKGEAVIEFPSLPIGRGSYMVSVAIFPQSVRTDRSGDHIAYALLDRRFQIKVAQPEDDLIDRGIARGPSMWSFSGT from the coding sequence ATGTCTGATCCCATCATCGAACTAAAGCATGTCTCCCGCGTGTTCCGGATGAGTTCCGGAACCAAGTGGCAGCGCATCATGACGAGCCTGGGGCTCATAAACAACTCCGAGAATATTCAGGAGTTCTGGGCGCTTCGAGATATCAATCTCCAGATCGCGCCGGGCCATCGCCTCGGTATTATCGGCAGGAACGGTGCTGGTAAAAGCACTTTGTTGCGAATTATTGCTGGACTGCTGCAGCCTAGCGAAGGGTCCGTATTGGTTCGCGGAAATGTCGAGACCATGATGCATCTTGGCACCGGATTTCATCCAGATCTAACGGGCCGTCAGAATGTAAAGGCAGCCCTTGCACATAAGGGGATTTTTGGGAAGGAAGCAGCTGATACTCTTGAAGAGATCATCGACTTCACCGAACTCGATGAGTTTTTTGACATGCCTCTGCGAACCTACTCAAGCGGTATGAATGCGCGGCTTGGGTTTGCAACGGCAACGGCTGTTAAGCCTGAGGTACTCATCATTGACGAGGTTCTGGGAGCCGGTGACGCCTATTTTGCGAGCAAAAGCTACGAGCGCATGCGCCGCCTAACTTCATCGGGCGCTACTGTTTTGTTCGTATCACACGATATGAGTGCGGTGGAACAGCTTTGCGACGACGCAATCTGGCTCGAGCGCGGCCAACTCAAGTCGTCAGGCTCCACGATAGATATCTCTCGTGCTTATGCAGCTAGCGTACGGCGGGAAGAGCAGCTCCGTATGAAGCTCCGGAACAGCATGCTCGGCGCAAAGAACTTCTCCGCACTGAAAAACCGGCTGGATCATCCATTCCAACTTATCGTCCGCATCTTCGTCGAAGAGGGCAATCTCGACGTATCTGAAGCCACCCTGCTGTCTGGGGAAGATGAGATTGGATCGGTGGTGGTTGGAGCGCCTCAGGACAGCAATTATCGCGAGATCGCCTTCGCTCTCGTAGACAATGAACTTGGGCGCTGGAGCAAACCCAAGCAAGACCAGGATGGAAGGTTCTTTCGCTCTATCAGTTCTAAGAGTGCAGCGCCCGGATCCGGCGCCATCGTTTATAACCTCGACTTTATTGATATTGATCAAGAGTGGTCATTTACCGCCCTCGTACGGGAAGGTAAGGGACAGATACAGGTTTGGGACGGCAAGACTTATACTTCAATTGCCGACTTCAAAGCTGGAAGCGAGTTTTGCCCTGTAGAAATCTCCATTCCTAAGGCGATCTTAGCGTCATTCCTCGCCTCCGAGGGAATCGATGTTCCTAGCCAGACACTGCCCCCTTCAAGCGTCCCCGATATGGAAACCAATCCTCCTGTCGAGACCTTGAGCACAACGGGCGAGATTGAGGTCGCAACACAGACCGAGATTGCCGCCTTAGAAGGGTCAGCAGATCAAGCTGCTCGTAGCAGAATGCTTGAACTGGATGTTAAGTCATCCATGATCACGATCACTGATGTTCTCTTGGAGGATGCATCGGGGGACGAACAGACCCACTTCCTCTCTTTGCAGCCGATGCGCATCCGCATTCGGTACAATGCCATGGCGGAGGTCGAAAGGCCGGAGTTTGCCGTTACTTTCTATCGTGAAGGGGTGTGCGCCCTCCAGGTACTTTCGGGCGACGTTCCAAGTAATCCAGGAGTCATTTCTGCCGGATCAAAAGGGGAGGCCGTGATTGAGTTTCCGTCGCTTCCCATCGGCCGTGGAAGCTATATGGTGTCGGTTGCTATCTTCCCGCAGTCCGTCCGCACCGACCGAAGTGGCGACCATATCGCCTATGCCTTGCTCGACCGCCGTTTCCAGATCAAGGTTGCTCAACCCGAAGATGATCTTATCGATCGAGGTATTGCACGGGGTCCCAGCATGTGGTCGTTTTCGGGAACATAG
- a CDS encoding acyltransferase has protein sequence MSARIHPSAEVHTLAKIGEGSQVWHQAQIRERAELGDNCIVGKNVYVDFEVCIGNNCKLQNNVSIFHGARLEDGVFVGPHAVLLNDKLPRAINPDGTPKSAADWIVSGVTVGYGASIGGRAVILPGVTIGRWAMVGAGAVVTKDVPDNALVYGNPARVHGYVDSAGNRMDPG, from the coding sequence ATGTCAGCTCGCATCCATCCATCGGCCGAAGTTCACACACTCGCTAAAATTGGCGAGGGTTCTCAGGTGTGGCACCAAGCTCAAATCAGAGAACGTGCAGAACTTGGGGACAACTGCATTGTTGGAAAGAACGTCTATGTTGATTTCGAAGTCTGCATTGGCAACAACTGCAAACTTCAGAACAACGTAAGCATCTTCCACGGCGCGCGATTAGAAGATGGCGTTTTCGTTGGCCCGCACGCGGTCCTGCTAAATGACAAACTTCCCCGTGCCATCAACCCGGATGGCACGCCAAAATCTGCGGCTGACTGGATTGTAAGTGGGGTCACGGTTGGATATGGCGCTTCCATCGGCGGTAGAGCTGTTATTCTGCCTGGTGTCACCATCGGGCGATGGGCTATGGTCGGGGCTGGAGCAGTCGTAACCAAGGACGTTCCAGACAATGCACTGGTTTATGGAAACCCTGCCCGTGTTCATGGGTATGTGGACAGCGCAGGAAACAGGATGGATCCCGGGTAA
- a CDS encoding M10 family metallopeptidase C-terminal domain-containing protein, whose protein sequence is MTAKFIRALRNDWKYINNWRGFANPSDGEGVVITYNFMTKVPDEPRVDPLPEINTSFTRYSITEQKVVRAALKIWSAYANIKFVKVDTQDAGIMFGQHRMYDPVEGFAGTLLYDPAKQAMRPTDVWLKSKGFTDGFLTTHRGLEVTLHEIGHALGLKHPFAGKARLTGDDRDSSIMSQDYSGPYNKPGIYDIAALQSIYGPPHKRMSTNTYKIGSDKLIWDGGGIDTVSAASAKAKAYIDMNDGSWSWVGKKAKSLLDDGQSWTGHFTQIEKAIGSRYDDKIVGNELDNTIQGGKGNDTITGGGGADRLFGGAGRDTFVFKSYADMGTLEHHDEIMDLQPGDKIDLRALHTTFLGTGASDALLSSGVAGQAYFNWSTQELRLDADGNGTADFAISMHRNAIDPGALVMI, encoded by the coding sequence ATGACAGCAAAGTTCATCCGCGCTCTGCGCAACGATTGGAAATACATCAACAATTGGCGCGGCTTCGCGAACCCGTCGGATGGCGAAGGTGTCGTCATCACCTACAACTTCATGACCAAGGTACCCGACGAACCGCGGGTCGATCCGTTGCCGGAGATCAACACGAGCTTCACCCGCTACAGCATTACCGAACAGAAGGTCGTGCGGGCAGCGCTGAAGATCTGGTCGGCCTATGCCAACATCAAGTTCGTCAAGGTCGACACTCAGGATGCCGGCATCATGTTCGGTCAGCACCGGATGTATGATCCTGTCGAGGGGTTCGCGGGGACGCTACTCTACGATCCGGCCAAACAGGCGATGCGCCCGACCGATGTCTGGCTGAAATCGAAGGGGTTCACGGACGGTTTCCTCACCACCCATCGCGGCCTCGAAGTGACACTTCACGAGATCGGTCATGCGCTCGGGCTCAAGCACCCCTTCGCCGGGAAGGCGCGGCTCACCGGCGACGATCGCGATTCCTCGATCATGTCCCAGGACTATAGCGGGCCGTACAACAAGCCCGGGATCTATGACATCGCGGCGCTCCAGTCGATCTACGGGCCACCGCACAAGCGCATGAGCACGAACACCTACAAGATCGGCAGTGACAAGCTGATCTGGGACGGCGGCGGCATCGACACCGTTTCAGCCGCATCCGCCAAGGCAAAGGCCTACATCGACATGAACGACGGCTCCTGGAGCTGGGTCGGCAAAAAGGCAAAGTCCCTGCTCGATGACGGGCAGAGCTGGACCGGACACTTCACGCAGATCGAGAAGGCGATCGGATCCCGCTACGACGACAAGATTGTCGGCAACGAACTCGACAACACCATCCAGGGCGGCAAGGGCAATGACACCATCACCGGAGGCGGCGGAGCTGACAGGCTCTTTGGTGGCGCAGGTAGGGACACCTTCGTGTTCAAGAGCTATGCCGACATGGGCACGCTCGAACATCACGACGAAATTATGGATCTCCAGCCCGGTGACAAGATCGATCTGCGAGCACTTCACACCACGTTCCTTGGAACCGGTGCCTCCGACGCTCTGCTGAGCTCAGGCGTGGCTGGGCAGGCTTATTTCAATTGGAGCACGCAGGAGCTGAGATTGGACGCAGATGGGAATGGGACCGCCGATTTTGCAATCTCCATGCATCGAAATGCGATCGATCCAGGAGCTCTAGTAATGATTTGA
- a CDS encoding glycosyltransferase, whose translation MVLKHRVFHGLHNIAGVPASLAAYERALGLDSKAVCFGNTFQSERISEVVNYDPSDRIRYYLDNFDIFNFHFGSSLFGQSLGDLEILKSAGKKVILHYHGCDIRDSKLVLERHRISACAECWPISCSANRTVSREIRREMSDLITVTTPDLLEFEPRAIWLPQAVDLAHVRKLAASATPAFRRKTNVRGNKADDTVYIVHAPSASRLKGSRFLEDAVQNLKRAGVKVELVFLSGVGHDVVMASLREADLVVDQLLVGAYGVLAVEAMALGKPTLAYIRDDLRECFPPELPIVNCRIDRLEEDLLKIIEDRRKWKEIGARSVSYAENFHQGLVVAKKLVEYYEKL comes from the coding sequence ATGGTATTGAAGCATCGTGTATTCCATGGGTTACATAATATTGCTGGTGTTCCTGCCAGTCTTGCAGCATATGAGCGCGCTCTTGGGCTAGACTCAAAGGCGGTTTGTTTCGGGAATACGTTTCAATCAGAGCGCATTTCCGAAGTGGTAAACTATGACCCTTCTGATAGAATCAGGTATTATTTAGATAACTTCGACATATTTAATTTCCATTTTGGTTCTTCCTTATTTGGACAATCACTTGGAGATTTGGAGATACTTAAGAGTGCAGGAAAGAAAGTGATCCTTCATTATCACGGATGTGATATCCGTGATTCTAAGCTAGTTTTAGAGCGCCATCGAATTAGCGCTTGTGCCGAGTGTTGGCCAATCTCCTGCAGTGCCAACCGAACTGTTAGCCGGGAAATCCGGCGCGAAATGTCAGATCTGATCACGGTAACGACACCCGATCTCCTTGAGTTTGAGCCTCGGGCTATTTGGCTGCCGCAGGCTGTTGACCTTGCTCACGTGCGTAAATTAGCTGCTTCGGCAACGCCGGCATTCCGGCGCAAAACCAATGTGCGGGGTAATAAGGCTGATGATACCGTTTATATTGTGCACGCTCCGTCTGCCTCACGCCTCAAAGGATCGCGCTTTTTAGAAGATGCCGTCCAGAACCTAAAGAGGGCTGGTGTCAAGGTCGAACTCGTCTTCCTGTCCGGCGTAGGTCATGATGTGGTTATGGCATCATTGAGAGAAGCAGATCTCGTTGTTGATCAGCTTCTTGTTGGTGCGTATGGGGTCTTGGCCGTCGAAGCCATGGCACTTGGTAAGCCTACCCTCGCGTATATCCGCGATGATTTGCGGGAGTGCTTTCCGCCCGAGCTCCCTATCGTGAATTGCCGGATTGATCGTCTCGAAGAAGATCTGCTGAAGATCATCGAGGATCGAAGGAAATGGAAGGAAATTGGAGCAAGATCAGTCTCATATGCTGAAAATTTTCATCAAGGTTTGGTTGTTGCTAAAAAACTTGTCGAATACTATGAGAAATTATGA
- a CDS encoding ABC transporter substrate-binding protein — translation MLCRTAAASFAFLTMMSIASAETLVVCTEASPDFLNPQFSTANTAFDVAAQIYDRLVSVERGGSKIVPGLAESWSVSDDGLEYTFKLRKSVNWQSSRTFKPSREFNADDVVFSFQRMMDEKHPFHKIGRGSYEYYEGLVAPFLKAVEKVDDYTVRFVLKRPEAALLGALSVEPMSILSAEYADAMQKAGTPDQVDQVPVGTGPFSFVAYQKDATVRFKRFPQYWGEAAGLSDRAAQVSDLVFVITSDPSVRYAKVKTGECHIGRYPNPGDLADMKADPNLNVQSGTIADMSYLAFNNQKKPFDDRRVREALAYATNVPALVQAVYQGTGTPTAALIPPTLWGHNDDLKLREYDPEKAKKLLAEAGYPNGFKTTLWAIPVVRAYMPNGRRAAELIQADWAKVGVQAEIMSFEWGEYLKRTRQGEHEVAMSGSTWDYPDPSQLLSLSWSCDAVATGGNRARWCNKEFSEKLARANSISDQAERAKIYVDLQKIFHDDTPAILFANAQAFTPVRKEVSGYKMHFFGGQPFYGVSLKK, via the coding sequence ATGCTCTGCCGCACCGCCGCCGCCAGCTTCGCGTTCCTTACCATGATGAGCATTGCCTCTGCTGAAACCTTAGTGGTGTGTACGGAGGCCAGCCCGGATTTTCTTAATCCTCAATTCTCGACCGCCAACACGGCATTCGATGTTGCCGCCCAGATTTACGACAGGCTCGTCAGTGTCGAGCGTGGAGGCTCCAAGATCGTTCCGGGCCTCGCTGAGTCATGGAGCGTCTCTGATGACGGCCTTGAATATACCTTCAAGCTAAGGAAAAGCGTGAACTGGCAATCGAGCCGGACATTCAAGCCATCCCGGGAATTCAACGCTGATGACGTTGTCTTCTCGTTTCAACGGATGATGGATGAGAAGCATCCGTTCCATAAGATCGGAAGGGGAAGCTACGAATACTACGAAGGGCTCGTAGCTCCTTTTCTGAAGGCTGTCGAAAAGGTCGACGACTATACCGTCCGGTTCGTGCTCAAAAGACCTGAGGCTGCGCTCCTCGGTGCGCTTTCGGTCGAGCCGATGTCCATCCTGTCAGCCGAGTATGCTGATGCCATGCAGAAGGCTGGTACGCCGGACCAGGTTGATCAGGTGCCTGTCGGGACGGGCCCCTTCAGCTTCGTGGCCTATCAAAAGGATGCCACCGTACGCTTCAAGCGCTTCCCCCAATACTGGGGTGAGGCCGCTGGTCTGTCAGACCGAGCTGCGCAGGTGAGCGACCTTGTGTTCGTGATCACGTCCGACCCGAGCGTACGTTACGCTAAAGTCAAAACCGGCGAGTGCCATATCGGTCGCTATCCGAACCCGGGCGATTTGGCCGATATGAAGGCTGATCCCAACCTGAACGTTCAGTCCGGTACCATCGCGGACATGAGTTACCTGGCCTTCAACAATCAGAAGAAGCCGTTCGACGATCGTCGTGTTCGTGAGGCCCTGGCCTATGCCACGAATGTGCCCGCTCTCGTCCAAGCTGTGTACCAGGGCACCGGTACGCCAACAGCAGCTCTAATCCCGCCGACCTTGTGGGGTCATAATGACGATCTCAAGCTTCGCGAGTATGATCCCGAGAAGGCTAAGAAGCTCCTCGCAGAGGCCGGTTATCCCAATGGATTCAAGACGACTCTATGGGCCATTCCGGTCGTTAGGGCTTACATGCCGAATGGACGTCGTGCGGCTGAACTGATCCAGGCAGACTGGGCCAAAGTCGGAGTCCAGGCCGAAATCATGTCATTCGAGTGGGGCGAATACCTTAAGCGCACCCGTCAGGGCGAGCACGAAGTCGCGATGAGCGGCAGCACGTGGGACTACCCGGATCCCAGCCAGCTTCTGTCCCTGAGTTGGAGTTGCGATGCGGTCGCCACGGGAGGCAACCGAGCCCGTTGGTGCAACAAAGAGTTTTCCGAAAAGCTTGCTCGCGCGAACTCCATCAGCGATCAGGCCGAGCGTGCTAAGATCTATGTCGACCTCCAGAAAATCTTCCATGACGATACGCCGGCAATACTCTTCGCCAATGCCCAGGCCTTTACGCCGGTTCGCAAGGAAGTCTCTGGATACAAGATGCATTTCTTCGGAGGCCAGCCTTTCTACGGCGTATCGCTCAAGAAATAG
- a CDS encoding Gfo/Idh/MocA family protein, protein MDLSTLRVGVIGVGIMGQNHVRVLSEMTAIELVAISDPNTEAFSKLRLPPQTRTYSDYSELLAHDLDAVVVAVPTVHHHSIVMKALERGINVLVEKPIASTIAQAEEMVALADDRQLVLMVGHIERFNPAVQAVKTALTHERPISISITRVGPFPPRIADVGIIVDLGVHDIDLIRYLSDSDIVDVQVQKEKTRGLREDIALMQFRTQNNILAQINTNWLTPFKERRIEVSGREQFISCDMLTRSVVTYSDYKTDGSFVTRHLSVAQIEPLRAELLAFSAAVRKNSTPPVTGRDGLQALKAALACLEEA, encoded by the coding sequence ATGGACCTGAGCACTTTGAGGGTTGGTGTCATCGGCGTTGGCATCATGGGTCAAAATCATGTGCGCGTCCTATCTGAGATGACGGCGATAGAGCTGGTTGCGATTTCAGACCCGAATACTGAGGCATTTTCGAAACTTCGACTCCCTCCCCAGACACGCACTTATTCCGATTACAGTGAACTGTTGGCCCATGATCTTGATGCCGTTGTCGTGGCCGTTCCTACCGTCCACCACCATTCCATAGTCATGAAGGCCCTTGAGAGAGGGATCAACGTACTCGTCGAAAAACCGATTGCAAGCACCATTGCCCAAGCTGAGGAAATGGTGGCGCTGGCAGACGATCGCCAACTCGTGCTCATGGTCGGGCACATTGAGCGCTTCAACCCGGCGGTACAAGCAGTCAAGACGGCCCTTACACATGAGCGACCCATCTCCATTTCCATTACCCGGGTTGGACCGTTCCCGCCCCGCATCGCGGATGTAGGGATCATAGTCGATCTCGGGGTGCATGATATCGACCTCATCCGGTATCTGTCAGATTCCGACATTGTCGATGTTCAGGTTCAAAAAGAAAAGACGAGAGGATTGAGAGAGGATATTGCTCTCATGCAGTTCAGGACTCAAAATAATATTCTAGCACAAATTAACACGAATTGGCTTACTCCTTTTAAGGAACGCAGAATTGAGGTTTCCGGTCGAGAGCAATTCATAAGCTGCGATATGCTCACACGGAGTGTGGTGACTTATTCCGACTATAAGACGGATGGCAGTTTCGTCACGCGCCACCTAAGTGTTGCGCAAATCGAGCCTCTCCGAGCCGAGCTTCTCGCATTTAGCGCGGCCGTCAGAAAGAATTCAACTCCTCCTGTCACAGGTCGAGATGGGCTTCAGGCACTCAAAGCGGCCCTTGCCTGCTTAGAGGAGGCTTAA